The nucleotide window GCATCAGGGACAGGCTGGATTTCTTGGAAATCCTGCAATCTTGGGACACATCCATACAGGAGGTGAACTGTGCCCTGAAAAGATCAATTCTGACCTCCGACCGGTCTGTCTGTGTGCGTTTGGGGAGGTGATGGTCCCTTTCTAGTAGATCGGGTGATAGTCACTCACCGGTGACTCTCGGGGGAGGCCACGTCCCTTCTCCCCTCAGCCTATTCTCCGTTTTCCCCTTACAACTAAAGGGAAAACCGCACGCTGTGCTTCCCAACACCATCACCACTACGGGGAGTCTCGGCCAGGCGCGCACAGCTGCCCTTTCCGTCCCGGGGCCAGTTCCTGAGACTTCCTGCCACTTGCTGGAGGGGTGCGAGGGGGCAGCCTGGGCACCGGCCGCCCGTGGCGGACGGGGACAGGGCTCGTGAGTCGCCGGCCGGAAGCCCGGGTGCGGGGAAGGGAGCGGGGCGCGGGAAgacaggaggggcaggaggctcCCCTCGAGACTACTCCTTGTCGTCCACGAGGTCGGTGAGCTCCTGGAGCACTCGCAGGCTGCCGGTGGCGTCGATCCGGCGCTTCTCGCGGATGAGGTCTTCTAGGCTGTGAAACCTGGCTGTGTGCACCTTGTTCTCAGCCAGGTGCACCTTGAGATAGTACTGCTGCTGCGGGGGCTGCGTGCCGGCCGGCACCTCCCCTCCCGCCTTGAACTCCCGCTTTCCAAAGCGGCACCAGGCGGCGAAGCTCTCCGAGTTCGTCCAGCAGATCTCCTCGCTCTTGAGGCCCAGGTGGCCGCAGGCGTTCTGCACCACCAGCTCGGCCACCAGCGGGCGGTAGCGGTACCAGCTATTCACCACCCGGCCCACGTTTGCCGCGCCCGCCTCGTACAGGCTGTCCTGGCGAATCTCGCCTTGGTGCAGGTGGATGATCTGCCCACCGCCCACGTAGACGGCCCAGTGCCGGGCGGGCGCGGGCGGCTCCGGCGCGGGCTGCAGCCACAGCAGCTCCAGCAGGTCGCCGGGCTCGCAGAGCGCGGGCAGCGCGCTGACCGCGTAGACGCTCAGGTCGGCGCCCTGAGGGCCGCCGCTCACTTTGGAAAAGATGCATTCCTGGCCCCGAAAGGCGGAGAACTGAGTTTCGTTGAGGACCAGCTGGTgcagcaggtggtggtggtggcggctg belongs to Equus asinus isolate D_3611 breed Donkey chromosome 6, EquAss-T2T_v2, whole genome shotgun sequence and includes:
- the LRATD1 gene encoding protein LRATD1, with protein sequence MSASRGGPWNPLLRLLRVSGWAVGNQERVGTAQVEPKPQPARTRRRTGTAPGTAPHRTVPRGAEWSRSPPRRPGPTRHYRLRSTHGDQETLKEFGVSRAGKSRIPAPGPHLAASLMGNQLDRITHLNYSELPTGDPSGIEKDELRVGVAYFFSDEEEDLDERGQPDKFGVKAPPGCSPCPESPSRHHHHLLHQLVLNETQFSAFRGQECIFSKVSGGPQGADLSVYAVSALPALCEPGDLLELLWLQPAPEPPAPARHWAVYVGGGQIIHLHQGEIRQDSLYEAGAANVGRVVNSWYRYRPLVAELVVQNACGHLGLKSEEICWTNSESFAAWCRFGKREFKAGGEVPAGTQPPQQQYYLKVHLAENKVHTARFHSLEDLIREKRRIDATGSLRVLQELTDLVDDKE